A genomic window from Rhipicephalus sanguineus isolate Rsan-2018 unplaced genomic scaffold, BIME_Rsan_1.4 Seq2289, whole genome shotgun sequence includes:
- the LOC119376809 gene encoding cyclin-dependent kinase 1 has protein sequence TNYVIMEKIGEGTYGVVYKAKCKVNNKIVAMKKIRVEGEEEGVPATTIREVTLLRELTHENIVRLVDVVMTGSKAIHLVFEYMTMDLRKHLDTLPENKIVDGAVVKKYLRQIVDAILFCHRRRVLHRDLKPANLLIDDNGDIKVADFGLCRAFTLPVRVFTHEVVTLWYRAPEILMGASRYSTPVDVWSIGCIFFELLSGKVLFRGDSEIDQLFRIFRVLGTPTVETWPEVTQLPNFKPSFPNWRKNIVAELLPEAESEAVDLLLKMLIYSPRERISAKDAAAHSYLAGSSDPKQAADTAEKKGA, from the coding sequence ACAAACTACGTCATTATGGAGAAGATCGGCGAAGGCACGTACGGTGTCGTCTACAAGGCAAAGTGCAAGGTCAACAACAAGATCGTCGCGATGAAGAAGATCCGAGTCGAGGGCGAAGAGGAAGGCGTGCCGGCCACGACCATACGAGAGGTGACCCTTCTCCGGGAGCTAACGCACGAGAACATAGTGCGTCTCGTAGACGTTGTCATGACGGGGTCCAAGGCTATACACTTGGTCTTCGAGTATATGACCATGGACCTTAGGAAGCACTTGGATACGCTGCCCGAGAACAAGATCGTGGACGGCGCCGTCGTTAAGAAGTACCTCCGTCAGATCGTAGACGCCATCCTCTTCTGCCACCGGCGGCGAGTTCTGCACCGCGACCTCAAGCCAGCCAACCTGCTTATCGACGACAACGGTGACATCAAGGTGGCCGACTTCGGCTTGTGCCGCGCGTTTACGCTGCCCGTGCGCGTCTTCACCCACGAGGTGGTCACATTGTGGTACCGGGCGCCCGAGATTCTCATGGGCGCCAGCCGTTACTCGACACCGGTCGACGTGTGGAGTATCGGCTGCATCTTCTTCGAGCTGCTCAGCGGCAAAGTTCTCTTCCGCGGGGACTCGGAGATCGACCAACTGTTCCGCATCTTCCGCGTCCTCGGCACGCCGACGGTCGAAACGTGGCCCGAAGTGACGCAACTGCCCAACTTCAAGCCGTCCTTTCCCAACTGGAGGAAGAACATCGTGGCCGAGCTGCTTCCCGAGGCGGAAAGCGAGGCGGTCGATCTGCTTCTCAAGATGCTTATCTACAGCCCTCGCGAGAGGATATCggccaaagacgccgccgcgcacTCCTACTTGGCCGGATCGAGCGATCCCAAGCAGGCGGCCGACACCGCCGAGAAAAAAGGGGCATGA
- the LOC119376810 gene encoding kelch-like protein 10 — translation MNDVAFTSLATLRTSDGGSIAVFKDELSACSAYFNSLFNGPLSKASQGDFLIPGVTREELLAIVAYASTGDVTITADNVEHLSVAADQLLVDGLLDECCAFMSRNVELSNCVRVLEMARFFHLESLRKQVLRFLLDNFERVYSENCHFHGLSLQNLVDLLASDELKVRREETVWEAVVSWIKADPSERSVCLDKLLPHIRFCLMKDSYLKKVVMRNAFVSKNTPCKAIVKRCYKIQQSGRDACLLNPTRSMFVQRVPSEIMFVYGGIHRGYKSNTWEVYDYKTNEWNTVKTDFRQDLIFGLQCVSVGHKIYVLGADILKLCPFCYCFDAAAMEWSAIKPMNQLRAFFGVAVLSDCVYCIGGSPNGVVTLDTAEKYDTVTDTWRIVGRMNQPRLGASAASCAGRVYIVGGMSTDKLLRSAEAYDPKTDKWTIIAPMKSERLFHGLVSYRNKIYVIGGLSRKSSLCEVYDPKSGKWAKGSKTKTFTDKVVAVVLDDKIYAIGEANQKDYKRCLEYFSGDDRKWHAIPGYAPPRWFYTACVIKNLPNAMDYINRPKAIDYNFACAVL, via the coding sequence ATGAACGATGTTGCCTTCACCTCGCTGGCCACCCTTCGAACATCCGATGGCGGAAGCATCGCGGTCTTCAAGGACGAGCTCAGTGCCTGCAGCGCGTACTTCAATTCGCTCTTCAACGGGCCGCTATCCAAGGCGAGCCAAGGCGACTTCCTCATCCCCGGGGTGACCAGGGAAGAACTACTTGCTATCGTTGCGTACGCCAGCACGGGAGACGTGACCATCACGGCCGACAACGTCGAACACCTGAGCGTCGCGGCGGATCAGCTACTCGTCGATGGTCTGCTGGACGAGTGCTGCGCGTTCATGTCGCGGAACGTGGAACTGAGCAACTGCGTCAGGGTCCTGGAGATGGCACGCTTCTTCCACCTCGAATCGCTGCGCAAGCAAGTGCTTCGCTTCCTGCTCGACAACTTCGAGCGGGTGTACTCGGAAAATTGCCACTTTCACGGCCTGAGCCTGCAGAACTTGGTCGACCTGCTGGCGTCGGACGAGCTCAAGGTACGCCGCGAGGAGACCGTGTGGGAAGCGGTCGTGTCTTGGATCAAGGCCGATCCCAGTGAACGCAGTGTTTGTCTGGACAAGCTGCTGCCGCACATTCGTTTCTGCCTTATGAAGGACAGCTATCTGAAAAAGGTGGTGATGCGCAACGCTTTCGTCTCCAAGAACACGCCTTGCAAGGCGATCGTCAAGCGTTGCTACAAAATTCAACAGTCCGGACGCGACGCGTGCCTCCTAAATCCCACTCGCAGCATGTTCGTGCAGCGGGTGCCTTCCGAGATTATGTTCGTGTACGGCGGCATCCACCGCGGTTACAAGAGCAACACCTGGGAGGTGTACGACTACAAGACCAACGAGTGGAACACCGTGAAGACGGACTTCAGGCAGGACCTGATCTTCGGCCTGCAGTGCGTCTCGGTGGGTCACAAAATATACGTCCTGGGCGCCGACATCTTGAAGCTGTGCCCGTTCTGTTACTGCTTCGACGCGGCCGCCATGGAGTGGTCGGCCATAAAGCCGATGAATCAACTGCGGGCTTTCTTCGGGGTAGCCGTTCTCAGTGACTGCGTGTACTGCATTGGCGGTTCGCCCAACGGCGTCGTCACGCTGGACACCGCCGAGAAGTACGACACCGTCACGGACACTTGGCGCATCGTGGGCCGCATGAACCAACCTCGGCTCGGCGCCAGCGCAGCCTCTTGCGCCGGCCGCGTCTACATCGTTGGCGGCATGTCTACGGATAAGCTGCTTCGCTCGGCCGAAGCGTACGACCCCAAGACTGACAAGTGGACGATAATTGCGCCCATGAAGAGTGAGCGTCTCTTTCATGGCCTCGTTTCGTACAGGAACAAAATCTACGTCATTGGCGGGCTCTCGAGAAAGTCGAGCTTATGCGAGGTCTATGATCCAAAGAGTGGTAAGTGGGCCAAGGGCTCCAAGACCAAGACCTTCACTGACAAGGTTGTGGCTGTGGTTTTGGACGACAAGATTTACGCCATAGGCGAGGCCAACCAGAAGGACTACAAGCGCTGCCTCGAGTACTTCTCGGGTGATGACCGCAAGTGGCACGCAATTCCGGGCTACGCGCCGCCGCGCTGGTTCTACACAGCCTGCGTGATCAAGAATCTGCCTAACGCTATGGACTACATCAACAGACCCAAGGCAATTGATTACAACTTTGCCTGCGCTGTGCTGTAA